A portion of the Cohaesibacter gelatinilyticus genome contains these proteins:
- a CDS encoding prolyl-tRNA synthetase associated domain-containing protein: MAPSEPVTRQQLLDFLQKLEIETKTHDHEAVFTVAESHKIKENLPGGHTKNLFLKDKKGNIGLVVCLNDTEVDLKSFHKKTDFGRVSFGNADLLWELLGVKPGSVTPFALINDKDHQKVRLFLDANMMEQDLLNYHPLENTATTAITKVDLLKFFSATGHEPTIVKLEKED, translated from the coding sequence ATGGCCCCGTCCGAACCTGTAACACGCCAACAGCTTCTGGATTTTTTGCAGAAACTGGAAATCGAGACCAAAACCCATGATCACGAGGCAGTCTTTACCGTTGCCGAGAGCCACAAGATCAAGGAAAACCTGCCTGGTGGACATACCAAGAACCTGTTTCTAAAAGACAAAAAGGGCAATATTGGTCTGGTTGTCTGTCTCAATGACACCGAAGTGGATTTGAAAAGCTTTCACAAAAAGACTGATTTTGGTCGTGTGAGCTTTGGCAACGCTGATCTGCTCTGGGAGTTGCTGGGCGTCAAACCAGGGTCCGTCACCCCTTTTGCCCTGATCAACGACAAGGACCATCAAAAAGTTCGACTGTTTCTGGATGCGAACATGATGGAGCAGGATCTTTTGAACTATCATCCGCTGGAAAACACGGCCACGACTGCCATCACAAAAGTCGACTTGCTGAAATTCTTTTCTGCCACAGGTCATGAGCCAACCATAGTGAAGCTGGAAAAAGAGGATTGA
- the trxA gene encoding thioredoxin: protein MSNSSYGFGGGMSANISTSQPTAQPQNGLGTAPAPAAKAPTGPLIKDTSTQEFVKDVIETSKETTVLVDFWAPWCGPCKQLMPLLEKAVNDANGRVKMVKLNIDDHPAIPGQMGIQSVPAVLAFKDGRPVDGFMGAQPESQIRAFIDKVGGEATPDPLEQAIEQATTLLEEENDAAQALQIFGAILQQSPDHVPAIVGLAKCFLALEEIERARDVFDTLPEEAMKEKDVVALKASLELAEQSADLGEIGELEAKLAENPDDNQAQFDLAIALNGKNKRNEAVDQLIAIIKRDRDWEEDGARKQLLQFFESWGVMDPASVYGRRQLSSILFS, encoded by the coding sequence ATGAGCAACTCCTCTTACGGATTTGGTGGTGGAATGTCCGCAAATATCTCCACCTCGCAGCCAACAGCACAGCCGCAAAACGGTCTGGGTACTGCTCCTGCCCCTGCTGCCAAAGCTCCGACGGGTCCACTTATCAAGGACACTTCCACACAGGAGTTTGTGAAGGATGTGATCGAAACCTCCAAGGAAACCACTGTGTTGGTGGATTTCTGGGCACCATGGTGTGGCCCATGCAAGCAATTGATGCCTTTGCTTGAAAAAGCCGTCAATGATGCCAATGGCCGGGTCAAGATGGTCAAACTCAATATCGACGATCATCCGGCCATTCCCGGACAGATGGGCATTCAATCCGTACCGGCAGTTCTTGCTTTCAAGGATGGCCGCCCGGTCGACGGTTTCATGGGTGCCCAGCCTGAGAGCCAGATCCGTGCTTTCATCGACAAGGTTGGTGGTGAAGCTACTCCAGACCCACTCGAGCAGGCAATCGAGCAGGCGACAACGTTGCTCGAAGAAGAAAATGATGCAGCACAAGCCCTACAGATCTTCGGAGCCATTTTGCAGCAGTCTCCAGATCACGTGCCTGCCATTGTCGGTCTGGCCAAATGCTTCCTGGCGTTGGAAGAGATCGAACGCGCCCGTGACGTCTTTGATACCCTTCCAGAAGAAGCCATGAAGGAAAAAGATGTGGTTGCACTGAAAGCCAGCCTGGAACTGGCAGAACAAAGCGCAGATCTTGGCGAAATTGGAGAACTGGAAGCCAAATTGGCTGAAAATCCAGACGACAATCAGGCTCAGTTTGATCTGGCCATTGCTCTGAATGGCAAAAACAAACGCAATGAAGCTGTTGATCAACTGATCGCCATCATCAAACGCGACCGCGACTGGGAAGAAGATGGTGCCCGCAAACAGTTGCTGCAATTCTTTGAAAGCTGGGGCGTGATGGATCCTGCCAGTGTCTATGGACGCCGTCAGCTGTCCTCCATCCTGTTCTCCTGA
- a CDS encoding LON peptidase substrate-binding domain-containing protein: MAQAGNVFYDSPRDIPAVIPIFPLEEALLLPRTQMPLNIFEERYLAMIDHAMRNDRIIGIIQPHSEQEQDQDEEPAFSTLYPVGCLGRVSAYGETGDGRILITLTGISRFRLIQEIETSDPYRMAEIDCEDFTEDLIEGFGEEAVERKELLDVFRSFLEANDLEADWDSVDKSSNEILVNSLSMMSPYGIAEKQALLEADSLALRAQTLIAITEMHLATDSDAPSTILQ; encoded by the coding sequence ATGGCACAAGCTGGCAATGTTTTCTACGATAGCCCGCGCGACATTCCGGCGGTTATCCCAATCTTCCCGCTGGAAGAAGCATTATTACTACCGCGCACCCAGATGCCCCTCAATATCTTTGAGGAACGCTATCTGGCCATGATCGATCATGCCATGCGCAATGATCGCATAATCGGCATCATTCAACCCCATTCGGAGCAAGAACAGGATCAAGACGAGGAACCGGCTTTCTCTACCCTCTATCCCGTTGGTTGTCTGGGCCGCGTTTCAGCTTATGGCGAGACCGGAGATGGACGAATATTGATCACGCTGACAGGAATTTCCCGTTTCCGCCTGATACAGGAAATAGAAACCAGTGATCCTTATCGTATGGCGGAGATCGATTGTGAGGATTTCACCGAGGATCTGATCGAAGGATTCGGCGAAGAAGCTGTGGAACGCAAAGAACTTCTGGATGTTTTCCGTTCATTTCTGGAAGCCAACGATCTGGAGGCAGACTGGGACAGCGTGGACAAATCCTCCAATGAGATTCTGGTCAATTCCCTCTCCATGATGAGCCCCTATGGAATTGCGGAAAAGCAGGCACTTTTGGAAGCAGATAGCCTCGCCCTGCGTGCGCAAACCCTGATTGCCATCACCGAGATGCATCTGGCAACTGACAGCGACGCCCCCTCGACAATTTTACAATGA
- a CDS encoding Trm112 family protein, with the protein MADTTKTGQIDPKLLEILVCPLTKSTLEYDADKQELVSRKAKLAYPIREGVPIMLPEEARQLED; encoded by the coding sequence ATGGCTGACACAACCAAGACCGGACAGATCGATCCCAAATTACTGGAAATTCTTGTCTGTCCCTTGACCAAATCCACACTGGAATATGATGCAGACAAGCAGGAGCTGGTCAGCAGGAAAGCCAAGCTCGCCTATCCAATCCGTGAAGGCGTTCCTATCATGCTGCCGGAAGAAGCAAGGCAGCTGGAAGACTAG
- a CDS encoding ubiquinone biosynthesis hydroxylase has product MTDTKAQTQAKSADAGHASAPKEHYDIVVAGGGYVGLSLALSIAQASDLKVLVVDPQPSERLRKDERASAIASAATKMLDRLGVWGEIGPASEPIRDMIVTDSKVSDPVRPIFLTFEGETAEGEPFAYMVPNGAMVGALSDAALKAGVDLIECDSVKDFAIEGGMTSVVLESGHSCTAKLLIAADGVRSRLRDLAGIPVVRMDYDQVGIVTTVEHERPHEGRAVEHFLPAGPFAILPLTGNRSSLVWNERTDDAKRMLDMDDFTFSLELERRFGKQLGELKELGPRKGFPLGMTLARRYIDPRFVLIGDAAHGIHPIAGQGLNLGFKDVAVLAEVLVDAARLGQDIGAFDVLERYQRWRRFDTVQMGITCDLLNRLFSNRSDILRHARDFGLGIVDRLPGLKRYFIEEAAGNRGDVPKLLRGDAL; this is encoded by the coding sequence ATGACCGACACCAAAGCTCAAACACAAGCAAAATCCGCTGATGCGGGCCATGCGAGTGCACCAAAAGAGCATTATGACATTGTTGTTGCCGGTGGTGGCTATGTCGGATTGTCGCTGGCCCTTTCTATTGCGCAAGCCAGTGATTTAAAGGTTCTGGTCGTGGATCCGCAGCCCTCTGAGCGTCTTCGCAAGGATGAGCGCGCCTCTGCCATTGCTTCCGCTGCTACCAAGATGCTGGATCGGCTCGGTGTGTGGGGTGAAATCGGTCCTGCCAGCGAACCCATTCGCGATATGATCGTGACTGACAGCAAGGTATCCGACCCTGTGCGGCCGATTTTCCTGACCTTTGAAGGGGAGACAGCAGAAGGTGAGCCATTTGCCTATATGGTGCCCAACGGGGCGATGGTTGGTGCATTGTCTGATGCTGCACTGAAAGCAGGCGTTGATCTTATTGAATGTGATAGCGTGAAGGATTTTGCCATTGAAGGGGGCATGACCTCTGTTGTGCTTGAGTCCGGTCACAGCTGCACGGCCAAGCTTTTGATCGCAGCCGACGGGGTTCGGTCCCGTTTGCGTGATCTGGCTGGCATTCCGGTTGTGCGCATGGATTATGATCAGGTGGGTATTGTGACCACCGTTGAGCATGAGCGTCCTCATGAGGGACGGGCGGTTGAGCATTTTCTTCCTGCTGGCCCTTTTGCCATTCTTCCCTTGACTGGAAACCGCTCCTCACTTGTCTGGAACGAGCGGACGGATGACGCCAAGCGTATGCTGGATATGGATGATTTCACCTTCTCGCTAGAACTGGAGCGCCGCTTCGGCAAACAGCTGGGTGAGTTGAAAGAGCTAGGCCCTCGCAAGGGCTTCCCATTGGGTATGACACTGGCCCGTCGCTATATTGACCCGCGTTTTGTCCTGATTGGAGATGCCGCTCATGGCATTCACCCAATTGCGGGGCAAGGGCTCAATCTTGGTTTCAAGGATGTGGCCGTGCTGGCCGAGGTTCTGGTGGATGCTGCGCGATTGGGTCAGGATATCGGTGCATTTGATGTCTTGGAGCGTTATCAGCGCTGGCGTCGTTTCGATACTGTTCAAATGGGTATCACTTGTGATCTGCTGAACCGGCTCTTCTCGAACAGGAGCGATATCCTGCGTCATGCCCGCGATTTCGGTCTTGGTATTGTCGATCGTCTGCCTGGCCTGAAACGTTATTTCATCGAAGAAGCGGCAGGTAATCGCGGTGATGTACCAAAGCTGTTGCGTGGTGACGCTCTTTAG
- the tesB gene encoding acyl-CoA thioesterase II, whose amino-acid sequence MSSAVDKLLTILDLEPLEHNLFRGRSPDDGWQRVFGGQVIGQALVAASRTVDPEREAHSLHGYFMRPGDPSVPIIYEVDRIRDGRSFCTRRVVAIQHGKAIFTMAASYHKKEPGLEHQIDMPDVPMPEDLPNERELVEAFMAKAPDNIKAYFRKERPIELRPVNMEHYTSNKKFKPIQNIWVKVNGDLPDDPAIHRCALAYLSDMTLLDTSLFVHGRSVFNKDVAPASLDHAMWFHSDFRADEWLLYSQDSPSTSGARGFNRGSLYTREGKLIASAVQEGLIRIIDKKD is encoded by the coding sequence ATGTCTTCGGCTGTAGATAAACTTCTCACCATTCTTGATCTGGAACCGCTTGAACACAACCTGTTTCGTGGTCGCAGCCCTGATGATGGCTGGCAGCGCGTCTTTGGCGGACAGGTGATCGGTCAGGCTTTGGTTGCCGCCTCTCGTACGGTCGATCCGGAGCGCGAGGCTCATAGTCTTCATGGTTACTTCATGCGCCCGGGCGATCCGAGCGTACCAATCATCTATGAAGTGGACCGCATTCGCGATGGGCGTTCTTTCTGCACCCGCCGCGTGGTCGCCATTCAGCATGGCAAAGCCATCTTCACCATGGCGGCGTCCTATCACAAGAAGGAGCCCGGTCTGGAGCATCAGATCGATATGCCAGATGTGCCGATGCCAGAAGATCTGCCCAATGAGCGCGAATTGGTCGAGGCCTTCATGGCCAAGGCCCCGGACAATATAAAGGCCTATTTCCGCAAAGAGCGACCAATCGAGCTGCGCCCCGTCAATATGGAGCATTATACCAGCAACAAGAAATTCAAGCCCATCCAGAATATCTGGGTCAAGGTCAACGGAGATTTGCCGGATGATCCAGCCATCCATCGCTGCGCGCTGGCCTATCTCTCAGACATGACCCTGCTTGATACCAGCCTCTTTGTTCATGGCCGCTCGGTCTTCAACAAGGATGTTGCACCGGCAAGCCTGGATCATGCCATGTGGTTCCATAGCGATTTCCGCGCGGATGAATGGCTTCTCTATAGTCAGGATAGCCCTTCCACCTCCGGTGCACGTGGTTTCAATCGCGGCTCGCTCTATACAAGAGAGGGCAAGTTGATTGCCTCCGCTGTACAGGAAGGCTTGATCCGGATCATCGATAAAAAGGATTAA
- a CDS encoding P-II family nitrogen regulator produces the protein MKFITAIIKPFKLDAVRDALAAEGVEGVTVTEVKGFGRQRGHTEIYRGTEYSVSFLPKLKLEIAVTADKAPGAIQAIREAAATGQIGDGKVFVFDLEHAMRIRTGETDQEAL, from the coding sequence ATGAAATTCATCACTGCCATCATCAAACCCTTCAAGCTCGACGCCGTACGCGACGCACTCGCTGCAGAAGGCGTCGAAGGGGTCACTGTCACCGAAGTCAAAGGCTTTGGACGCCAGCGCGGCCATACCGAGATTTACCGCGGCACCGAATATTCCGTCAGCTTCCTGCCAAAACTGAAACTGGAAATTGCCGTTACCGCCGACAAGGCTCCCGGCGCCATTCAAGCCATTCGCGAAGCAGCGGCCACCGGCCAAATCGGTGACGGCAAGGTTTTTGTGTTCGATCTGGAACATGCCATGCGCATCCGCACTGGCGAAACCGATCAAGAAGCACTCTAA
- a CDS encoding ammonium transporter, which yields MKKHILPVTLGLFGLMSGPLLAQDATTAAADAVTYATASDISYILNTLLFLIGGFLVMWMAAGFAMLEAGLVRTKNVSMQCLKNISLFSVAGIMFWLVGYNLMYEGVDGGFMGTPLPKDIPAPGDDSGDYAAASDWFFQMVFCATTASIVSGTMAERIKFWPFIIFTTILTGILYPITGSWEWGAGWLDAKGFSDFAGSTLVHSVGGWAALAGALILGARKGKYAADGRVIPLPGSSMPLATLGTFILWLGWFGFNGASQLAMGTIEDASSISRIFANTNIAAAAGVVTVVILTQILYKRMDISMALNGALAGLVSITAEPLMPNLFQAAFIGAIGGVIVVFVVPLLDKLKIDDVVGAIPVHLIAGIWGTLIVPLTNSDATYGIQLLGVVAIGAFTFIASAAIWYGLKATIGIRVSDAEEAMGLDKVEVGVEAYPEFGQGSARL from the coding sequence ATGAAAAAGCACATTCTACCCGTAACCCTTGGTCTCTTTGGCCTTATGAGTGGGCCACTATTAGCTCAAGACGCCACCACAGCCGCCGCAGATGCAGTGACATACGCTACCGCATCTGACATCAGCTATATCCTCAACACGCTGCTCTTCCTGATTGGTGGCTTCTTGGTCATGTGGATGGCTGCTGGCTTTGCAATGCTTGAAGCTGGTCTCGTCCGCACCAAAAACGTCTCCATGCAATGTCTGAAGAATATCTCGCTCTTTTCTGTTGCAGGCATCATGTTCTGGCTGGTTGGTTACAACCTGATGTATGAAGGCGTCGATGGCGGCTTCATGGGCACGCCATTGCCAAAAGACATCCCGGCTCCCGGCGACGATTCTGGCGATTATGCAGCCGCTTCTGACTGGTTCTTCCAGATGGTCTTCTGCGCCACCACTGCTTCCATCGTGTCCGGCACCATGGCAGAGCGCATCAAATTCTGGCCTTTCATCATCTTCACCACCATCCTGACCGGCATTCTCTATCCGATCACCGGTTCCTGGGAATGGGGTGCAGGCTGGTTGGATGCCAAAGGCTTCTCTGACTTTGCAGGCTCTACCCTCGTTCACTCTGTTGGTGGCTGGGCTGCTCTTGCTGGCGCCCTGATCCTTGGTGCTCGTAAAGGCAAATATGCTGCTGATGGCCGCGTGATCCCACTGCCAGGTTCCTCCATGCCACTGGCAACTCTTGGTACATTCATTCTTTGGCTCGGTTGGTTCGGCTTCAACGGTGCATCCCAGCTCGCTATGGGCACCATTGAAGATGCTTCCTCCATTTCGCGCATTTTCGCCAACACAAACATTGCCGCGGCTGCTGGCGTGGTCACCGTGGTGATCCTCACTCAGATCCTCTACAAGCGCATGGATATTTCCATGGCTCTCAACGGAGCCCTGGCTGGTCTGGTTTCCATCACCGCTGAACCACTGATGCCAAACCTCTTCCAAGCCGCCTTCATCGGTGCGATTGGTGGCGTGATCGTCGTCTTTGTTGTCCCTCTGCTCGACAAGCTGAAAATCGATGACGTGGTTGGTGCAATCCCTGTTCACTTGATCGCTGGTATCTGGGGCACCCTGATTGTGCCTCTGACCAACTCTGATGCAACCTACGGAATTCAGCTGCTTGGCGTTGTTGCCATCGGTGCCTTCACCTTCATCGCCAGTGCGGCGATCTGGTACGGCCTGAAAGCCACCATCGGAATCCGTGTCTCCGATGCAGAGGAAGCCATGGGTCTGGATAAGGTCGAAGTCGGCGTCGAAGCTTATCCAGAATTTGGGCAAGGCAGCGCTAGACTATAA
- a CDS encoding ammonium transporter: protein MEGQFTGADVFFVLLGAILVFAMHSGFAFLEVGTVRHKNQVNALVKILVDFAISTVVYFFFGFAIAYGTSFFVSASELSGAGSSGIFEAKGLTLVKFFFLTTFAAAIPAIISGGIAERMKFAPQCFATVALVGVLYPFFEGLMWGGNFGLQGWFESALGAPFHDFAGSIVVHGVGGWIALAAVMLLGARIGRYTKDGRPIGIPPSSVPWLALGSWLLCVGWFGFNVMTAQSLESISGLVAMNSLMAMVGGILSSLVIGRNDPGFIHNGALAGLVAVCAGSDIMHPIGSLFVGGVAGAIFIYAFNLAQNKLKIDDVLGVWPLHGLCGLWGGIAAGIFGSTALGGMGGVTFASQLVGSLMGVAYAFAGGYLVYGVLKATTGIRLSSDDERMGADLAIHKISANPDTDIMR, encoded by the coding sequence ATGGAAGGCCAATTCACTGGGGCAGATGTCTTCTTCGTACTCTTAGGGGCAATTCTCGTCTTCGCGATGCATTCCGGTTTTGCCTTCCTGGAGGTCGGAACCGTTCGTCACAAGAACCAGGTCAATGCCTTGGTCAAGATCCTGGTGGATTTTGCCATCTCTACCGTCGTCTATTTCTTCTTTGGTTTTGCCATTGCCTATGGCACCAGCTTCTTTGTCAGCGCCAGCGAACTATCCGGCGCAGGCAGCTCGGGAATATTCGAAGCCAAAGGCCTGACCCTGGTGAAATTCTTCTTCCTCACCACCTTTGCAGCCGCGATCCCCGCCATCATTTCCGGTGGCATAGCAGAGCGCATGAAATTCGCACCACAATGCTTCGCAACTGTTGCACTGGTTGGCGTGCTCTATCCCTTTTTCGAGGGCCTGATGTGGGGTGGCAATTTTGGTCTGCAAGGCTGGTTTGAAAGCGCTCTTGGTGCTCCATTCCATGACTTTGCCGGATCCATTGTCGTTCATGGCGTCGGCGGCTGGATTGCCCTTGCCGCAGTCATGCTGCTAGGTGCCCGTATCGGTCGCTATACCAAAGACGGTCGTCCGATTGGTATCCCTCCTTCTTCCGTGCCATGGCTTGCCCTCGGTTCCTGGCTTCTGTGTGTGGGCTGGTTCGGTTTCAATGTCATGACCGCTCAATCTCTGGAAAGCATTTCCGGTCTTGTTGCCATGAACTCGCTGATGGCCATGGTCGGTGGCATTCTGTCTTCCCTCGTCATTGGTCGAAATGACCCGGGCTTCATTCATAACGGTGCTTTGGCTGGCCTTGTGGCCGTTTGTGCCGGATCAGACATCATGCACCCAATCGGCTCACTTTTTGTCGGTGGTGTTGCCGGAGCAATCTTCATCTATGCCTTCAATCTGGCGCAGAACAAACTCAAGATCGACGATGTGCTTGGTGTTTGGCCTCTCCATGGCCTGTGTGGCCTTTGGGGCGGCATTGCAGCTGGCATCTTCGGATCCACCGCTCTGGGTGGCATGGGCGGCGTAACCTTTGCCTCTCAATTGGTGGGCAGCCTGATGGGCGTAGCCTATGCTTTTGCAGGAGGATATCTGGTCTATGGCGTCCTGAAAGCAACCACCGGTATTCGCCTCTCATCCGATGATGAACGTATGGGTGCCGATTTGGCCATTCACAAGATTTCGGCCAATCCGGACACGGACATCATGCGCTAA
- the ppa gene encoding inorganic diphosphatase, which translates to MNISEIPAGKDAPEDIYVVIEVPKGSSVKYEVEKDSGAVFVDRFLFTPMAYPCDYGFVPNTLADDGDPIDVLVVGDAQLSPGVVMRARPIGVLIMEDDGGKDEKVVAVPHSKLTSHYDHIKTYEDLPKNLIEQIKHFFEHYKDLEPGKWVKIEDWAGPEKAKEMIQTSIDNMKK; encoded by the coding sequence ATGAATATTAGCGAAATCCCAGCTGGCAAAGACGCACCTGAAGACATCTATGTTGTGATCGAAGTGCCAAAGGGTTCTTCTGTCAAATATGAAGTTGAAAAAGACTCCGGCGCTGTCTTCGTGGATCGCTTTCTCTTCACCCCAATGGCCTACCCATGTGATTATGGCTTTGTTCCAAACACTCTGGCCGACGATGGTGACCCAATCGACGTTCTGGTCGTAGGCGACGCACAGCTGAGCCCAGGCGTTGTGATGCGTGCTCGCCCGATTGGCGTTCTGATCATGGAAGATGATGGAGGCAAGGACGAGAAAGTGGTTGCTGTTCCGCATTCCAAATTGACCAGCCACTATGATCACATCAAAACCTATGAAGATCTTCCAAAGAACCTGATCGAACAGATCAAGCATTTCTTTGAGCATTACAAAGATCTCGAGCCTGGAAAATGGGTAAAGATTGAAGATTGGGCAGGCCCTGAAAAAGCCAAGGAAATGATCCAGACTTCCATCGACAACATGAAGAAATAA
- a CDS encoding YggT family protein, with protein MTAVINLIDLVLSLYTYVVIASAVFSWLFTFNIVNPRNQIVAGIYELCWKLTEPVLSRIRAFLPPMGGMDLSPIVLLLAIFFIRNLLRTGIY; from the coding sequence ATGACTGCTGTTATTAATCTGATTGACCTTGTTTTGAGCCTCTATACCTATGTGGTGATTGCAAGCGCCGTTTTCTCATGGTTGTTTACCTTCAATATTGTCAATCCGCGCAATCAGATTGTTGCTGGCATTTATGAACTGTGCTGGAAGCTGACCGAGCCTGTTCTGTCTCGCATTCGTGCTTTCCTGCCTCCGATGGGCGGAATGGATTTGTCACCGATTGTTCTGCTGCTTGCTATCTTCTTCATTCGCAATCTGTTGCGAACCGGTATCTATTAA
- a CDS encoding glutamine amidotransferase has product MTIDQPKILVVLHQKQSIPGRVGWMLEQRGFHLDIRRPRFGDPLPIHMDEHAGAVIFGGPMSANDPDAFVKREIDWIHVPLQADTPFLGICLGGQMLAKQLGGSVSARTDGQVEIGYYPVHATNAGDQMLEWPERVYQWHSEGFSVPKDAELLATGDLFANQAFRYGKAAYGLQFHPEVTLAMMNRWTVKASERLKLPGAKQRHDHFRNRFIFDPAVERWLVQFLDLWIGQASDHQK; this is encoded by the coding sequence ATGACCATCGATCAACCTAAAATTCTGGTTGTTCTGCATCAGAAACAATCTATTCCAGGCCGGGTTGGCTGGATGCTGGAACAGCGCGGATTTCATCTTGATATTCGCCGTCCTCGTTTTGGAGATCCTCTACCCATTCATATGGATGAGCATGCGGGTGCCGTTATTTTTGGTGGTCCCATGAGTGCGAATGACCCGGATGCATTTGTCAAACGCGAGATTGACTGGATTCATGTTCCCTTGCAGGCCGATACACCATTTCTTGGCATTTGTCTTGGTGGGCAAATGTTGGCCAAACAATTGGGTGGATCGGTTTCCGCTCGAACAGATGGTCAGGTCGAAATCGGTTATTATCCGGTTCATGCCACAAATGCGGGCGATCAGATGCTGGAATGGCCAGAACGGGTTTATCAATGGCACAGCGAGGGTTTTTCCGTTCCCAAGGATGCGGAGCTTCTGGCGACGGGAGATTTGTTTGCCAATCAGGCCTTTCGGTATGGAAAAGCAGCTTATGGGCTGCAATTTCACCCTGAAGTGACGCTCGCAATGATGAATCGCTGGACAGTGAAAGCTTCGGAACGTTTGAAATTACCGGGTGCAAAACAGCGACATGATCATTTTCGAAATCGTTTTATTTTTGATCCGGCAGTTGAGCGCTGGCTGGTTCAGTTTCTTGATCTATGGATTGGACAGGCTTCAGATCACCAGAAGTAA
- a CDS encoding TerB family tellurite resistance protein, producing the protein MFDSLMQFFKGLSAEDDDATLFSDGDYRIAAAALLVHLVSVDGVVDDAEQKALRIILKSRYELSDDETDALIDIARERDNEAVDLYNFTSVLKRNLDEDGRAQIIEMMWELVLADGYIHEFEDNLVWRVAELLGVSRRDRIRLRKSVQAQQVDQ; encoded by the coding sequence ATGTTTGATAGTTTGATGCAGTTTTTCAAAGGTTTGTCAGCTGAAGACGATGATGCAACCCTTTTCTCTGATGGGGATTATCGCATCGCGGCTGCTGCTTTGTTGGTGCATCTTGTCAGTGTCGATGGTGTGGTGGATGACGCTGAGCAAAAAGCATTGCGCATTATTCTGAAGAGCCGATATGAGCTGAGCGATGATGAAACCGATGCATTGATTGATATTGCGCGTGAGCGTGACAATGAGGCGGTTGATCTTTATAATTTCACATCCGTTCTGAAACGTAATCTCGATGAAGATGGACGTGCCCAGATCATTGAAATGATGTGGGAATTGGTTCTGGCTGACGGGTATATTCACGAATTTGAAGACAATCTTGTCTGGCGGGTAGCTGAATTGTTGGGAGTGTCCAGACGTGATCGCATTCGTCTTCGCAAATCCGTACAGGCACAGCAGGTTGATCAATAG